Proteins encoded within one genomic window of Microbacterium soli:
- a CDS encoding ROK family protein, with protein sequence MADRRTHGRCEQGMTQGPGEILDLIRSGNVTTRGGILAETGLSRATVAQRIDALIDAKLIRGAGDDGVTGGRRATRFAFDPDTVVVAVALDLYRARMAIVDAHGRVVADRGLVLDTTEGPERTLGIVLDTASTLLAEEDIAAERLGAVGISLPGPIDPATSRLLEPPTMPLWNGWPIVETVRDVFDVPVYLENDADAMAYGEWAASGAEPGLPWIGVKLSEYIGAGLIIGGRIYRGLDGGAGDIGHVDVGGVRTCRCGRVGCLATVASGDAIVWTLRAAGVAVEDFPTLIAQLEAVSSSEPAVLDAVRAAGEAIGRVLAAAVGVLNPAAVVLTGELAVSPVIAAIRSAIYGASVPRATRHLTIRAGELGGDAALVGVARVALDDLFSAAQVNRRLTNP encoded by the coding sequence GTGGCTGACCGACGGACTCACGGCAGGTGCGAACAAGGGATGACGCAAGGACCAGGGGAGATCCTCGACCTCATTCGCAGCGGGAACGTGACGACACGAGGTGGGATCCTTGCAGAGACCGGGCTCTCGCGAGCGACCGTAGCACAGCGGATCGATGCGCTGATCGACGCGAAGCTGATCCGTGGCGCGGGCGATGACGGTGTCACCGGTGGCCGGCGAGCGACACGATTCGCGTTCGACCCTGACACCGTGGTGGTTGCGGTAGCACTCGACCTCTATCGCGCTCGCATGGCGATTGTCGATGCACACGGCAGAGTTGTCGCAGACAGAGGCCTCGTCCTGGACACAACGGAAGGTCCCGAGCGAACACTGGGCATCGTCCTCGATACAGCAAGCACCCTCCTCGCTGAGGAGGACATCGCCGCGGAACGGCTGGGCGCGGTGGGAATCAGTCTGCCCGGACCGATCGACCCCGCGACGAGCCGTCTCCTCGAACCGCCGACGATGCCACTGTGGAACGGCTGGCCCATCGTGGAAACGGTTCGCGATGTGTTCGATGTCCCTGTGTACCTCGAGAACGACGCGGATGCGATGGCCTACGGCGAGTGGGCGGCCTCCGGCGCAGAACCCGGCCTTCCGTGGATCGGCGTCAAGCTCTCTGAGTACATCGGCGCGGGACTCATCATCGGCGGGCGGATCTATCGCGGTCTCGACGGCGGCGCAGGAGACATCGGTCACGTCGACGTCGGCGGAGTTCGCACATGTCGCTGCGGACGGGTGGGGTGCTTGGCGACGGTTGCATCCGGTGACGCGATCGTTTGGACCCTGCGGGCTGCAGGAGTTGCCGTCGAGGACTTCCCGACGCTGATCGCGCAGCTTGAAGCGGTCAGCTCGTCGGAGCCGGCCGTGCTCGACGCGGTACGAGCCGCCGGCGAGGCGATCGGTCGAGTCTTGGCCGCAGCTGTGGGAGTACTGAACCCGGCTGCGGTCGTCCTCACAGGCGAGCTCGCGGTGTCACCCGTGATCGCCGCGATCCGCTCCGCGATCTACGGTGCGTCGGTGCCCCGCGCAACGCGCCATCTCACGATTCGTGCAGGTGAGCTTGGGGGCGATGCCGCGCTCGTGGGCGTCGCGCGCGTGGCGCTGGATGATCTGTTCTCTGCAGCTCAGGTGAATCGGAGACTGACAAACCCATGA
- a CDS encoding IS110 family transposase, whose translation MVTSIDRYDEVDVFVGLDVGKGEHHAVAFDRAGNRLFDKALPNDERLLHGVLDQLAVRGTILLVVDQPATIGALPVAVAQAAGAAVGYLPGLAMRRIADLHPGEAKTDARDAAIIAETARTMPHTLRSIQVADEQVAELSMLCGFDDDLAGQITQVSNRIRGLLTQIHPALERVIGPRLDHPAMLDLLQHYPSPAAMKAAGEKRLGNRLLKNAPRKGRVWASEIATALGEQTVVVTGTDAAALVLPRLAEQLAALRRQRDEIAIEVEKIVDVHPLQPVLTSMPGVGVRTAARLLTEVTTKTFPTAGHLAAYAGLAPVTRRSGTSIRGEHPSRRGNKILKRTMFLSAFAALRDPESRAYYDRKIAQGKRHNQALIALARRRSDVLFAMLRDGTLYEPRLTTPPALAA comes from the coding sequence GTGGTTACCAGCATCGACAGATACGACGAGGTCGACGTGTTCGTCGGACTCGACGTCGGGAAGGGCGAGCACCACGCCGTCGCCTTTGACCGGGCGGGCAATCGACTGTTCGACAAGGCGTTACCGAACGACGAACGCCTGCTTCATGGAGTGCTCGACCAGCTCGCGGTGCGCGGCACGATCCTCCTGGTCGTCGACCAGCCAGCAACCATTGGCGCCCTGCCTGTCGCGGTCGCCCAGGCGGCCGGCGCTGCAGTGGGCTACCTGCCGGGATTGGCGATGCGTCGCATTGCGGACCTGCACCCGGGAGAGGCGAAGACCGACGCCAGGGACGCGGCGATCATCGCCGAAACGGCGCGGACGATGCCGCACACGCTTCGGTCGATCCAGGTCGCTGACGAGCAGGTCGCGGAGCTGTCGATGCTCTGCGGGTTCGACGACGACCTCGCCGGACAGATCACCCAAGTCAGCAACCGCATCCGCGGGCTGCTGACGCAGATCCACCCTGCGCTGGAACGCGTGATCGGACCGCGGCTGGACCACCCGGCGATGCTCGACCTGCTGCAGCACTACCCGTCACCGGCGGCGATGAAGGCAGCGGGCGAGAAGCGGCTCGGGAACCGGCTGCTGAAGAACGCGCCGAGGAAGGGCAGGGTCTGGGCGAGCGAGATCGCAACCGCCCTCGGTGAACAGACCGTCGTGGTCACCGGCACCGACGCCGCAGCCCTCGTCCTGCCCCGCCTGGCTGAGCAGCTCGCAGCGCTGCGTCGGCAGCGGGACGAGATCGCTATCGAGGTCGAGAAGATCGTCGACGTTCACCCTCTTCAGCCGGTCCTGACGAGCATGCCCGGAGTCGGCGTCAGGACCGCAGCCCGGCTCCTCACCGAAGTCACCACCAAGACCTTCCCCACCGCAGGGCACCTCGCCGCCTACGCCGGCCTCGCACCCGTCACCCGCCGATCCGGGACATCGATCCGCGGCGAGCACCCCTCCCGGCGCGGCAACAAGATCCTCAAACGGACCATGTTCCTCTCCGCGTTCGCTGCCCTCCGCGACCCCGAGTCGCGGGCCTACTACGACCGCAAGATCGCCCAGGGCAAGCGACACAACCAGGCCCTCATCGCATTGGCGCGACGCCGCTCTGACGTCCTGTTCGCCATGCTCCGCGACGGCACCCTCTACGAACCACGACTCACTACCCCACCCGCCCTCGCCGCTTGA
- a CDS encoding helix-turn-helix domain-containing protein, producing the protein MMLSTTRRTSDADAISDTTRPSATSQDAQESPDTLESPNALTLKQAVSYAEVSMSTLNRYIAQAKLRSRKIRGKHYVQREDLDRVFGDATSRRTRARLRKAVPTQTTVEAPRPARTVSAEDEDKLLDEWAERVAAAAPPLTDQQVKVVLAAFATVAPKD; encoded by the coding sequence ATGATGCTGTCGACGACACGACGAACAAGCGACGCGGACGCGATCAGCGACACCACGCGCCCGTCAGCGACGAGCCAGGACGCCCAAGAGAGCCCGGACACTCTGGAGAGCCCGAACGCCCTCACGCTCAAGCAGGCCGTCTCGTACGCCGAGGTCAGCATGTCCACCCTCAACCGCTACATCGCCCAAGCCAAGCTCCGCTCCCGGAAGATCCGCGGCAAGCACTATGTGCAGCGCGAGGACCTCGACCGCGTCTTCGGCGACGCGACGAGCAGGCGTACGCGTGCCCGTCTCCGAAAGGCTGTGCCGACCCAGACCACCGTGGAGGCGCCGCGTCCGGCTCGAACGGTCTCCGCGGAGGACGAAGACAAGCTGCTCGACGAGTGGGCGGAACGGGTCGCGGCCGCTGCTCCCCCGCTGACCGATCAGCAGGTGAAGGTCGTGCTCGCCGCGTTCGCGACAGTAGCCCCGAAGGACTGA
- a CDS encoding amylo-alpha-1,6-glucosidase, which translates to MMTNRPVSPSLIDAMVLLASPTQLWSDRAGDVDTRSGFRGLIHADRRRLATWSYRVPGDAVEVSVDDAVSKSTVVQALRGLDDETKDPRLLLTIDRRLGSGSLEDHLAVENATDAMVRVPLVLEAVIDDVPLWQLRAGIEGDRTSETVTTDGDTVRVASELRWLEVQLPGADVNIQERADGLHVRAEWVLEVPAGSRRTERAIVHVGDSGAAVAASSWSPPQLPTGGDTRLERWAQRATAELRGLATTLAEGQGPFIAAGAPWYLTLFGRDAIWSALMLMPYDTEIARGTVAALAATQATTRDAAAQARPGAIVHELRGTAHGIPREGLQFPSRYYGTIDATPLWIRLLYALEQAEGAAATIEHLPALVSAITWLTETADGHPEGFLRYMDSSGTGLVNQGWKDSSDAVRFADGRIASGPVALVEVQGYLHEALCAAAELCERHGLGGHEEMRDRASRLRDSFRERFWVERDGVRYPALALDGHDAPVDALSSNIGHLLGTGLLTTGEEREIASLLMHPTLRTGFGLRTLATTCAGYWPLSYHCGSVWPHDTAIAVSGLERAGFHAEALLLADELLAQAEVSNWRLQELVGGRPRSERPNPERYPTSCFPQAWAAASVAVVAQIITGASALPHSAPVDSGNLT; encoded by the coding sequence ATGATGACGAACAGGCCAGTGAGCCCGTCGCTGATCGACGCCATGGTGCTGCTTGCGTCGCCCACACAGCTTTGGTCCGATCGTGCGGGCGACGTCGATACGCGCTCAGGCTTTCGCGGCCTAATCCACGCAGACCGACGACGACTCGCCACGTGGAGCTACCGGGTGCCCGGCGATGCGGTCGAGGTGTCGGTAGACGATGCCGTGTCGAAGTCAACCGTGGTACAAGCGCTCCGCGGGCTCGATGACGAGACGAAGGATCCACGACTTCTGCTCACCATCGATCGCAGGCTAGGTTCGGGCAGCCTCGAAGACCATCTCGCGGTCGAGAACGCCACAGACGCCATGGTCCGCGTACCGCTCGTCCTGGAAGCGGTGATCGACGACGTACCGCTCTGGCAGTTGCGCGCGGGAATCGAAGGCGACCGCACAAGCGAGACGGTGACTACCGACGGCGACACCGTGCGGGTGGCATCCGAGCTTCGCTGGCTCGAGGTCCAGCTGCCCGGCGCCGATGTGAACATTCAGGAACGTGCCGACGGCCTCCACGTGCGTGCCGAATGGGTGCTCGAGGTTCCCGCAGGTTCACGCCGCACTGAGCGCGCCATCGTCCATGTGGGCGACAGCGGAGCGGCCGTCGCAGCGAGCAGCTGGTCTCCGCCACAACTGCCCACCGGGGGAGACACCCGGTTGGAGCGGTGGGCTCAGCGTGCGACAGCTGAACTACGCGGATTGGCAACGACACTGGCTGAAGGCCAGGGACCCTTCATCGCAGCCGGCGCCCCTTGGTATCTCACCCTCTTCGGTCGCGATGCGATATGGAGTGCGCTCATGCTCATGCCATATGACACCGAGATCGCACGGGGCACTGTCGCCGCGCTGGCCGCCACGCAGGCGACTACGCGCGACGCCGCGGCGCAAGCCCGGCCTGGCGCCATCGTCCATGAGTTGCGAGGAACAGCGCACGGCATCCCGCGCGAAGGACTGCAGTTCCCGTCACGGTATTACGGAACGATTGATGCGACACCGCTATGGATACGCCTCCTGTATGCACTCGAGCAGGCCGAAGGGGCTGCGGCGACCATCGAGCATCTCCCTGCGCTCGTGTCAGCGATCACCTGGCTCACGGAGACCGCTGACGGGCACCCCGAGGGCTTCTTGAGGTACATGGACTCCAGTGGGACGGGGCTGGTGAATCAGGGCTGGAAAGACTCCTCCGACGCGGTGCGGTTCGCTGACGGCCGTATCGCGAGTGGCCCGGTTGCGCTCGTCGAGGTGCAGGGCTACTTGCATGAGGCGCTGTGTGCAGCCGCAGAGCTTTGCGAGAGGCACGGTCTTGGCGGACATGAGGAGATGAGGGACCGGGCATCGCGCCTGCGCGACTCGTTCCGCGAGCGGTTCTGGGTCGAACGGGACGGTGTGCGCTACCCGGCGCTGGCGCTGGACGGTCACGATGCCCCCGTCGACGCGCTCAGCTCAAACATCGGGCATCTCCTGGGCACAGGACTGCTCACCACCGGCGAGGAACGCGAGATCGCCAGCCTGCTGATGCATCCCACGCTCCGCACCGGTTTCGGACTGCGAACCCTTGCGACGACATGCGCAGGTTACTGGCCGCTCTCTTACCATTGCGGAAGCGTGTGGCCTCACGACACTGCGATCGCTGTGTCGGGCCTGGAGCGAGCAGGATTCCATGCCGAAGCGCTCCTGCTCGCAGACGAGCTTCTCGCGCAGGCGGAGGTTTCGAACTGGCGCCTCCAGGAGCTGGTCGGGGGGCGACCCCGATCTGAACGTCCGAACCCGGAGAGATACCCGACATCCTGCTTCCCGCAGGCCTGGGCCGCTGCATCGGTTGCCGTCGTTGCCCAGATAATCACTGGCGCCTCAGCGCTCCCTCACTCGGCTCCGGTCGATTCCGGCAACCTGACGTAG